From a single Cytophagales bacterium WSM2-2 genomic region:
- a CDS encoding single-stranded DNA-binding protein translates to MVNLQSGTTISLAESRNKTNSNMSGVNKVILLGRLGKEPESRTLESGTMVVNFTLATSEVYKDKTTGERKEITDWHNVVLWRGLAETASKYLHKGDQVYIEGKMRTRSWEKDGVTRYTTEVIGDNMTLIGSKSGGGGNFERPATQTASVPTDDFKPQDNATDDLPF, encoded by the coding sequence TTGGTAAATTTGCAATCCGGCACAACTATTTCGCTGGCTGAGTCTCGTAATAAAACAAATAGCAATATGTCAGGAGTGAATAAGGTGATTCTATTGGGAAGATTAGGTAAGGAACCCGAATCCAGGACTCTGGAAAGCGGTACGATGGTAGTCAATTTTACATTAGCTACGTCAGAAGTGTACAAGGATAAGACTACCGGAGAAAGAAAAGAGATTACGGATTGGCATAATGTTGTACTGTGGAGGGGATTAGCTGAGACCGCGTCAAAATATTTACATAAAGGCGACCAGGTTTATATCGAAGGTAAGATGCGTACCCGCAGTTGGGAGAAAGACGGAGTAACACGTTATACTACTGAAGTGATTGGAGACAATATGACCTTGATTGGCTCCAAGTCGGGTGGCGGTGGCAACTTTGAACGGCCAGCAACGCAGACGGCTTCAGTTCCGACAGACGATTTCAAGCCTCAGGACAACGCCACGGACGATCTGCCCTTTTAA
- the mutY gene encoding A/G-specific adenine glycosylase: protein MRFTPEHMIRGFFFRAIIDWYRSNFRQLPWRNTRDPFKIWLSEIILQQTRVAQGLPYYEAFVRAFPSVVHLAKAPEQKVLRLWQGLGYYSRARNLHRCAKEIVKNYNGQFPSSFEELKKLPGIGPYTAAAIASIAFQESVAVVDGNVFRVLSRVFGVDKDIASDEGKKYFFSLANELIDKKQPDIFNQAVMEFGALHCLPKNPKCGECVFSKNCEANQKNLQALLPVKSKKVKVKTRYLYYFVIHTPKGILMRQRNGKDIWRGLYDFYLIECARSEKTSVLIAKDKFLSASTMIDESKILTHILSHQKLKVKFISVRKSFSKTDQTAAKRLELKNYNRKEVFKLPKPILIDRFLKENS, encoded by the coding sequence ATGAGATTCACGCCCGAACACATGATCAGAGGTTTTTTTTTTCGGGCTATTATCGATTGGTACCGGTCGAATTTCCGTCAGCTGCCCTGGCGCAACACACGCGACCCCTTTAAGATCTGGCTTAGTGAAATAATTCTTCAGCAAACGCGCGTAGCACAGGGCTTGCCTTACTACGAAGCGTTTGTGAGGGCATTCCCCTCGGTAGTTCATTTGGCAAAGGCACCTGAGCAAAAAGTATTGCGTCTGTGGCAGGGATTAGGCTACTATTCCCGGGCCAGAAACCTTCATCGCTGTGCGAAAGAAATTGTCAAAAACTATAATGGACAATTTCCTTCTTCATTCGAAGAGCTGAAAAAACTTCCCGGTATTGGACCATACACTGCTGCTGCTATTGCCTCCATTGCTTTTCAGGAAAGCGTAGCTGTTGTTGACGGAAATGTTTTTCGAGTGCTGTCACGAGTGTTTGGGGTAGACAAAGACATCGCGTCAGATGAAGGAAAAAAATATTTCTTCTCCCTGGCGAATGAACTAATTGACAAAAAGCAGCCGGATATTTTCAATCAGGCTGTGATGGAGTTTGGCGCGTTGCATTGTCTTCCAAAAAACCCGAAGTGTGGTGAGTGCGTTTTTTCAAAAAACTGTGAAGCCAATCAAAAAAACTTGCAGGCTTTGCTTCCGGTTAAGTCGAAAAAAGTCAAAGTAAAGACGCGCTATCTCTACTATTTTGTAATCCACACTCCAAAAGGAATCCTCATGCGTCAAAGAAATGGAAAAGATATCTGGCGAGGACTGTATGATTTCTATCTTATTGAGTGCGCCCGAAGCGAAAAGACGAGCGTACTCATAGCAAAAGACAAATTCTTATCCGCCTCTACGATGATTGATGAAAGTAAAATACTTACCCATATTCTTTCGCATCAAAAATTGAAGGTGAAGTTCATTAGCGTAAGGAAATCATTTTCAAAAACAGATCAGACAGCTGCCAAACGACTGGAGCTAAAAAATTACAATCGAAAAGAAGTATTCAAGCTTCCCAAACCGATTTTGATCGATCGCTTTCTTAAGGAAAATTCGTAA
- a CDS encoding integration host factor subunit beta yields MTKADVINQIAEKTGIDKADVSASVEAFFNIVKTNMSNGHNIYVRGFGSFINKKRKKKIARNISRNTAIVIDEHFVPSFKPAKIFVNKIKNSEKVKQHAEK; encoded by the coding sequence ATGACCAAGGCAGACGTAATCAACCAGATCGCTGAAAAAACAGGCATCGACAAAGCTGACGTGTCAGCAAGTGTTGAAGCATTTTTCAATATTGTAAAGACCAACATGTCTAACGGCCACAACATTTATGTGCGTGGCTTCGGAAGTTTCATCAATAAAAAACGTAAAAAGAAAATTGCGCGAAATATTTCACGTAATACCGCTATTGTAATTGATGAGCATTTCGTCCCCAGCTTCAAACCCGCCAAGATTTTCGTCAACAAAATCAAGAACAGCGAGAAAGTAAAGCAACACGCTGAGAAATAG
- the cafA gene encoding ribonuclease G, whose product MSNELIISATQNGCRIALLKDKQLAEFHEEQDGSKFVVGDIYMGTVKKVVPGLNAAFIDIGYEKDAFLHYLDLGPKFSSLQKFTKLVRAKKITGGKLDKFQVERDIDKHGKITQQLSKGQLVPVQVVKEPISTKGPRLSCELSIAGRYLVLVPFSSGVSISKRISSSDERKRLQRLIQSIKPENFGVIIRTVAEGKEVAELDKDLRNLVKTWEEGMTRMVAANPRDKVIGELNKASSLLRDVLNESFDSVWVDDKKIFDEVKSYIHQIAPDKEKIVKLYTGKLKLFEHYGVERQIKAAFGQTVSLRGGGYLIIEHTEALHVIDVNSGNKSNREENQETTAMSVNMEAVREVARQLRLRDMGGIVVVDFIDMRNPENKKLISQKMKDEMENDRAKHTVLPLSKFGLMQITRERVRPQMNIVTREVCPTCNGTGKINASILVTDQIESNIQHLFEKQNEKKLVLALHPFLYAYYTKGFISKRVKMYFKYKRWVEMIKDSSLGITEFHFLNKDGEEIDLGQKTEAVAIEPAA is encoded by the coding sequence TTGAGTAATGAGCTAATCATAAGCGCAACTCAGAACGGATGTCGCATCGCCCTTCTTAAGGACAAACAACTTGCCGAGTTCCATGAAGAACAGGACGGCAGCAAGTTTGTAGTTGGTGATATTTACATGGGTACCGTTAAGAAAGTAGTACCCGGACTGAACGCGGCCTTTATCGATATCGGGTATGAGAAAGATGCCTTTCTGCATTACCTCGACCTGGGTCCAAAATTCAGTTCACTTCAAAAATTCACTAAACTCGTCCGTGCTAAGAAGATCACCGGGGGCAAACTGGATAAATTCCAAGTCGAGAGAGACATTGACAAGCATGGTAAAATAACCCAGCAGCTTTCAAAAGGTCAGCTCGTTCCGGTGCAGGTAGTTAAAGAACCGATTTCTACCAAAGGTCCGCGACTTTCGTGTGAGTTATCCATAGCCGGAAGATATCTGGTGTTGGTGCCCTTTTCATCCGGGGTAAGCATTTCAAAAAGGATTTCAAGCAGTGACGAGCGCAAGAGGTTGCAGCGTCTCATACAGTCCATCAAACCCGAGAACTTCGGGGTGATTATTCGCACCGTGGCGGAGGGGAAAGAGGTAGCTGAACTTGACAAAGACCTGCGCAACCTCGTTAAAACCTGGGAAGAAGGCATGACACGTATGGTCGCTGCCAACCCGCGCGATAAGGTAATTGGAGAACTGAATAAGGCTTCCTCATTGCTTCGCGATGTCCTTAACGAGTCGTTTGACAGCGTGTGGGTTGACGACAAAAAGATTTTCGATGAGGTAAAAAGCTACATTCATCAAATAGCCCCCGACAAAGAAAAGATTGTAAAACTCTACACCGGGAAGCTCAAACTCTTCGAACACTATGGAGTTGAGCGGCAGATCAAGGCAGCATTTGGACAAACTGTAAGCTTACGTGGCGGTGGTTATCTGATTATCGAGCATACCGAGGCGCTTCACGTGATCGATGTGAACAGTGGCAACAAGAGCAACCGCGAAGAAAACCAGGAGACTACTGCCATGTCAGTGAACATGGAGGCCGTTCGCGAAGTGGCTCGCCAGTTACGCTTGCGTGATATGGGTGGAATTGTTGTTGTGGATTTCATTGACATGAGAAATCCCGAGAACAAAAAGCTGATTTCTCAGAAGATGAAGGATGAAATGGAGAACGATCGTGCCAAACACACGGTACTTCCTCTTTCCAAATTCGGTCTGATGCAAATCACACGCGAGCGTGTTCGTCCACAGATGAATATCGTGACCCGTGAAGTATGCCCTACCTGCAATGGCACCGGCAAAATCAATGCATCAATTTTAGTGACTGATCAGATTGAGAGTAATATTCAACATTTGTTCGAAAAGCAAAACGAGAAAAAGCTCGTGCTTGCCTTACATCCGTTCCTGTATGCTTACTACACAAAAGGTTTCATTTCAAAGCGTGTAAAGATGTACTTCAAGTATAAACGCTGGGTGGAGATGATTAAGGACAGCTCACTTGGAATTACAGAATTCCATTTCCTGAATAAGGATGGTGAGGAGATTGATCTTGGTCAGAAAACCGAAGCAGTGGCCATCGAACCTGCGGCTTAG
- a CDS encoding sensor histidine kinase codes for MGRLGQLAILVLVCFPALSQEIKINSTGVLPLSGDWEFVWNRLLTPDDFQKSLGDTLLHVPGSWIDIGHPDTGIGTYRVKIRLNETMPSHSILIPIINSTAKVWLNGKLVDELGVCDVDPAKYRAKFSSLLIAVPADTTMIELVVQVINYSYSRGGIVSAPYIGPTSVILQRVNARKGVENFFVGSLIAMFVYQIILFFLYQKGKPYLYLGLICLIVALRALVTHGGSFLLPDLYPSISLDFWKKMEYFVVYAVAAIFPLYSYYLFPMQAYRKPIPFFVTMSTLLCLVVVFTPHAIYSRVLDVCHLLLIAGFAYSVAVITKAWRAGNKDASIILLGVLASFPFILLEILQNSRVLFISISFPFLVELGVLIFLLFQVYLLANHYAVAYKKLEMVNIELEAKVQARTTELTKANQVREKLLSVVSHDLKSPLNSLRGVLNIYHKGGFTDQEMKSVTRDITENLSTTSMLVDNILLWTSSQLKGVKVSISKVNLHKLVEEHFKIFKNIAEHKNIELISDVPEMEIYSDEQILSLVLRNLIANAIKFSYENGRVEIYARRDEQSFSLRIKDNGKGMPAEVAQTLFHAKSTVSTEGTSSEKGTGIGLGLCYDYLKHIGGEIAVQSELEKGTTFTIHIPLGK; via the coding sequence GTGGGCAGACTAGGTCAATTGGCTATTTTGGTTTTAGTATGTTTTCCGGCTCTTTCTCAAGAGATAAAAATTAATAGCACCGGGGTTCTTCCTCTGAGTGGCGATTGGGAATTTGTTTGGAACCGACTTTTAACCCCTGATGATTTTCAAAAATCATTGGGAGATACGTTGCTTCATGTTCCGGGTTCATGGATAGACATAGGGCATCCTGACACTGGTATCGGCACCTATCGTGTGAAGATTCGTCTAAACGAAACCATGCCTAGTCATTCCATCCTGATCCCCATCATTAATTCAACGGCCAAAGTTTGGCTGAACGGCAAGCTAGTTGATGAGCTTGGCGTGTGCGATGTGGACCCCGCAAAATACCGTGCAAAATTTAGCAGCTTACTGATTGCGGTACCTGCTGACACAACGATGATTGAGCTCGTGGTTCAGGTAATTAACTATTCATATAGCCGTGGAGGAATCGTAAGTGCTCCGTATATAGGCCCAACCTCGGTTATCCTCCAGCGCGTGAACGCACGTAAAGGCGTTGAGAATTTTTTTGTTGGCAGTCTCATTGCCATGTTCGTGTACCAGATCATTCTCTTTTTCCTTTACCAAAAAGGAAAGCCCTATTTGTATCTCGGTCTGATCTGTTTGATCGTTGCCTTGCGTGCGTTGGTGACACACGGTGGGTCGTTTCTCCTGCCTGACCTTTACCCTTCGATATCCCTGGATTTCTGGAAGAAGATGGAATATTTTGTCGTTTATGCAGTGGCTGCGATTTTTCCTCTCTACTCCTATTACTTGTTCCCGATGCAGGCTTATCGGAAGCCAATTCCTTTTTTTGTTACGATGAGTACCTTGCTCTGCCTGGTGGTGGTATTTACACCTCACGCGATTTATTCCCGGGTATTGGATGTTTGTCATTTGTTGCTCATCGCCGGTTTTGCATATTCTGTTGCAGTCATTACCAAAGCGTGGAGAGCAGGTAATAAAGATGCGTCCATCATTTTGCTTGGAGTCCTTGCTTCATTCCCCTTCATACTACTTGAGATTTTGCAGAACAGCCGCGTTCTTTTTATTAGTATCTCTTTTCCGTTTCTCGTGGAGCTAGGCGTACTGATTTTTCTACTCTTCCAGGTTTATCTTCTGGCTAATCATTATGCCGTGGCTTATAAAAAACTGGAGATGGTTAATATTGAACTGGAGGCTAAGGTGCAGGCACGTACTACTGAACTAACCAAGGCTAATCAAGTCCGCGAAAAACTGTTATCGGTTGTCTCTCATGACCTCAAAAGCCCTCTTAATTCACTGCGTGGCGTTTTAAATATTTATCATAAGGGAGGATTCACAGATCAGGAGATGAAATCCGTAACTCGCGATATCACTGAAAATCTGAGTACCACCTCAATGCTCGTTGATAACATTCTCTTGTGGACATCAAGTCAGTTGAAAGGAGTGAAGGTCTCCATCTCCAAAGTCAATCTGCATAAACTGGTTGAAGAGCACTTTAAGATTTTCAAGAACATAGCTGAGCACAAGAATATTGAGTTGATCAGCGATGTTCCCGAAATGGAGATCTATTCCGATGAGCAAATCCTCAGCCTTGTTTTACGAAACCTGATCGCTAACGCAATTAAATTTTCATATGAAAATGGACGCGTTGAGATTTACGCAAGGCGAGACGAACAAAGTTTTTCACTAAGAATAAAAGACAATGGAAAAGGAATGCCGGCAGAAGTGGCCCAAACACTATTCCATGCAAAATCCACAGTGAGTACGGAAGGCACCAGTAGTGAAAAGGGTACAGGAATAGGGTTGGGGCTTTGCTATGATTACCTCAAGCACATCGGTGGAGAAATTGCCGTGCAAAGCGAATTGGAGAAAGGGACCACATTTACAATTCATATACCGCTCGGCAAATAA
- a CDS encoding tail-specific protease, with translation MILENHVSPPKLDEGFLFQLKSGLLTELDPYGLYFTESDLKNDSISISIVNLEGKGECRLASLLMPFFKKKLIEADLFIASTLSTPLSFIKDDSVSTHLFREHHFAKNKVELRQKWKQLITLDVLMNIQRLTQPNATSIDSKTLLSFEKIARNKVLERNRKKIKKFLESDKFTTMVQDAFLKSLAHAFDPHTEYFSETEMKLFQSGLSTTAPSFGFELKRNNWGEVSILRVVPGSSAWNSNEVHKGDILLQVRNAKGEFSDVDDFDVDPDELIKSWGEDQIELKLKKADGKIATVKLFKGKIESVENRVQGFVLDGQKKIGYVSLPSFYKEWNSENSNEGCSNDLAKEIIKLKKEGIEGLILDLRFNGGGSIEEAIDVTGIFIDGGPVAVVKTKDQALLTLKDSNRGSVYDGPLVVMVNGASASASEFVAAALQDYNRALIVGTSTYGKGTGQIVLPVNSNNNGFIKVTMEKLYRITGRTNQKRGVKPDIAIPDLTDEFVSKEIQSPSALLADSVSKKLFYTALADIEKAQLKLASNRRTVHDQRFLRLDSMRRFYRKAIPLKIESFSNYFSMLDRFTNKMEIGQAAANFKVIHNQFDNSVLTIDPYRKSISDESSAQIRNSVFIDEAYLIISDYVNMIKK, from the coding sequence GTGATTCTGGAAAATCATGTGAGTCCCCCGAAACTTGATGAAGGTTTTTTATTTCAATTGAAATCAGGACTTCTGACAGAGCTTGATCCGTATGGATTGTATTTCACTGAAAGCGACTTGAAAAACGACTCCATTTCTATCTCCATTGTCAATCTTGAGGGCAAAGGTGAATGCCGGTTGGCATCGCTGCTAATGCCGTTCTTCAAAAAGAAGCTGATCGAAGCTGATCTATTCATCGCATCAACGTTGTCAACTCCATTATCTTTCATCAAAGACGACTCTGTTTCTACTCACTTGTTCAGAGAGCATCATTTCGCAAAAAATAAGGTAGAGCTAAGGCAAAAATGGAAGCAGTTAATCACGCTGGATGTGTTGATGAACATCCAAAGACTGACGCAACCCAATGCGACTTCAATCGATTCAAAAACATTGCTATCCTTCGAAAAAATTGCGAGGAATAAAGTGCTAGAAAGAAACCGTAAAAAAATTAAAAAGTTTCTCGAATCCGATAAGTTCACCACAATGGTGCAAGACGCATTTTTAAAATCGCTGGCACATGCATTCGATCCCCATACAGAGTATTTTTCTGAAACCGAAATGAAGCTTTTTCAATCAGGTCTCTCGACCACAGCACCTTCTTTTGGATTCGAACTTAAGAGAAACAATTGGGGAGAGGTTTCCATTCTCAGAGTGGTGCCCGGCAGTTCCGCCTGGAACAGCAACGAAGTACATAAAGGCGATATTCTCCTGCAGGTTCGCAATGCTAAGGGTGAGTTTTCTGACGTTGATGACTTCGATGTTGATCCGGACGAACTCATAAAATCCTGGGGTGAAGATCAAATTGAACTGAAGCTGAAAAAAGCAGATGGAAAAATTGCAACGGTAAAATTATTTAAAGGAAAAATTGAGTCAGTAGAAAACAGGGTTCAGGGTTTTGTTCTCGATGGCCAAAAGAAAATAGGTTATGTTTCACTCCCGAGTTTTTATAAAGAATGGAATAGTGAGAATTCAAATGAGGGCTGCTCAAATGACCTCGCCAAGGAAATAATCAAACTGAAAAAAGAAGGAATCGAAGGGTTGATCCTTGACTTGAGATTTAATGGCGGAGGATCGATCGAAGAAGCAATTGACGTAACCGGTATTTTTATCGATGGCGGTCCGGTGGCTGTTGTCAAAACAAAAGATCAGGCGCTGTTGACTTTAAAGGATTCTAACCGCGGCTCGGTTTATGACGGACCTTTAGTTGTGATGGTCAATGGTGCGAGCGCATCGGCTTCTGAATTTGTCGCGGCTGCCTTACAAGACTACAACCGTGCACTGATCGTAGGAACCTCAACCTATGGCAAAGGCACCGGGCAAATAGTACTTCCTGTAAATTCAAATAACAACGGGTTTATAAAAGTGACTATGGAAAAACTGTACCGGATCACAGGCCGGACCAATCAAAAACGTGGTGTAAAGCCTGACATTGCCATTCCTGATCTGACGGATGAATTCGTATCCAAAGAAATACAAAGCCCAAGCGCCCTTCTAGCAGACTCTGTTTCCAAGAAATTGTTTTACACCGCTCTGGCCGATATTGAAAAAGCACAACTAAAGCTTGCCAGTAACCGGAGAACTGTTCATGATCAGCGATTTTTGCGATTGGACTCAATGAGAAGATTCTATCGCAAAGCAATTCCTTTAAAGATCGAATCCTTTTCAAACTATTTTTCGATGTTGGATAGATTCACAAATAAAATGGAAATAGGACAAGCCGCAGCGAATTTCAAGGTGATACACAATCAATTTGACAATTCTGTATTGACGATCGATCCTTATCGAAAAAGCATTAGCGATGAATCCTCAGCGCAAATCAGGAATAGTGTGTTCATCGATGAAGCCTACCTGATTATTTCCGATTACGTTAACATGATTAAAAAATGA